One Skermanella pratensis genomic window, GATGCGATGCCGCTGCTGACCCGCGCGTCCAAGGTCCTGATCCTGGTACAGGAGGACTTCCGCCGCCAGATCGACGGCGCCGTGGACCTTGCCGCATATCTCGCGTGGCACGGCATCGACGCGGCCATAGACAGGTTGCCGAGGGTCGAGGAGGAGCCGATGGGACAGGTGCTGACCCAGCGCGCCCTCGACCTGGGCGCCGGCCTGCTGGTCATGGGCGCCTACGGACACAGCCGTTTCCGCGAGATGGTCCTGGGCGGCACGACCCGCCATGTGCTGGAAAACCCGGCCCGGATCCCCGTGCTGATGGCCCACTGACGGGGCCGGGGGCACCGGGATGCGTTATCTTCTCACATGCCTGGGCTGGAAGCTCTTCACGTAGTTCTCGCTTTGCCGGACATGTTCGGAGTTGTTCGTCCAGAAGTCCGGGGTCTCCAGATCGATGACCTTCCAGAGCATCTTCAGGAGCCTGTAGTAGTTCTTCTGGTCCAGCAGCGGCTCCACGGCCTCGATGTCGAAACCGGCGCCGTGCCGCGAACCTGCCTTTCGCAGATGCTCCTTCACGTTATGCCAGATCCTCAGGATATCACCGTGCTGTCCCTCCCGGGAGCTGCGGTGCTTGATGTAGGTTTCCTGGATCACATAGTAGAACGTCTGGAGCATGGTCAGCGCGCTGGGGTCCTTGATGGTCATCCGTTCTGGCAGGATATCGCACTGGTCGAGCAGCAATATCTCCGAATTGTCGACGAACTGCATCCGGACGCCCTCGATATACAGGACCTCACCTTTCTTGACGGAGTATCGAAGCGCCATTCTTGCTCACTCGGTTCTGGAAGCGGTGCGGATGGTCCGGCGGGCCCGGTGCCTCAGCCCGGTTTCCGGGCGACGAAGATCGTACCGAACACCGGCCGGCCGGCGTTGACGCGGAGCTGCTCGCGGGCGGCGGTCAACACCTCGAAGCCGGCGTCGGCCAGGGCATTCTCGACATAGGACCGGCGATGGGCGAAGCGGCCCGCCGTGGAAATTTCATAGTCGTCAAGGAAACACTCCTCGACCGAGAAGACGAACAGGCCGCCGGCTTCCAGGACGCCGGAGACCTTGGAGACGAACCCGTCGAGCCGGCCGATATAGCCGCACACGTCGGCGGCGACCGCGACCGAATAGGCGCGGTCGATCTCGCCCAGCGACTCCTGCAGGTTGACGGCTTCGATCTGGTCGTAGACGCGCTTCTCCAGCGCCTTGGCCAGCATGTTGCGGGAGATGTCGACGCCCTTCTGGAAGTCGGCGAGGTCGCGCAGCATGAGGCCGGCCAAGCCGGTCCCGCAGCCGAGGTCGAGGACGGAGGCGAAGCGCGACCGGCCGGGAGCGGCCTTCAGCAGGTAGCGGCGGACTAGGCCCGGCACGCGGTATCGCAGCTTCTCGATCAGGTCGGTTTCGAAGTGGCTGGCGTAATCGTCGAACAGCCCCGCCACGAACTCGGGCGGAACGGTATCCATCGCCTCGTTCCGCAGCAATGCCAGCATGTGCCGCGACCGGGAATTCGTCGGGTCCAGTTCGACGGCCCGTTCGAACGCCGCCGCGGCGTCGGCGCGGCGGCCGGGGCTGCGGTGCAGGGCGTTGCCCATGTTGTGGTACAGTTCCGGCGCCTCGACGAAGGCCAGGGTACGTCGGCAGACCTCGATGCTGCGCCCGAAATCCTTCAGGAAATTCAGCGTGCTCGACAGGTTTACCGCCGCATCGGCCATGTCGGGGTGAGCCGCCAGGACGGTTTCGAACAGTTCGACCGCCGCCTCGTGGTTGCCCTGCCCCCGCATCGCGAGGCCCAGGTTCACGTAGAGCTGGGAATGCTGCTCGGGTTCCGAATTGTTGATCGCCTTCACGTGGAAGACGACCGCCTCGTCGAACATCTGCAATTTCTGGAGATGCACGGCGAAGCCGTTGAGCAGTTCCCAGTCATGGGGCCTGACCATCACGGCGGTCGCCAGATCCTGGACCGCGTCGCCCAGTTCGCCCTGGCGGGCGCGGCAAGCTCCCCGCAGCGCCAGCAGGTCGGCGTCCTCCGGCAGGGCGCCGAGCGCCGCATCCACCAGGGCCCGGGTCCCTTCCAGGTCGCCGCGCGCCAGAAGGATGGTTGCGCGTTGCTTCAAATCCGCCATGCCAGCGGAATCGAGCGGTTCTTGCAGGGCTATCTCGGCAAGCATTGATTATCTCCAGCTCCCGACCGAACCGTCCGGCGGTCAAGGCGGCGTTCAGGCGAAAAGATTCAGCTTCCACTGCTCCGGACCGGCCGACACGGACGTGTCGTCGGAAAGCATCAGGAAGCGCTTGGCCATCTTGTCGACGAATTTCGGATCGCCCAGGTCGGAGACCTTCAGGCGTTTCTCGATCGCGGCGGCCTGCGCCTCGACCGACTGGTTGGCGATTTCCAGGGGCAGGCCCAGCGCTGTCGTAACGACATGGCGCAGGCGCTGGTCGCCCAGGATGTCGTAGGCGTTCTTGACGCTCGCGGCATTGTCCTTCAGGTACAGGGCCAGGGGGACAGCCGAATTCTGGGTGGCCAGTCCGTCGTTGTACCGGCTCTTGACGTAGAGTTCGGCCAAGTCGTCCTTGGTGCTTTCCCGCTGGATCTGCCCGAGCCCCTTCTCGCCGAACTGGAGCAGGCTGGCGGCCGCCTTGTAGCGCTTGTCGGTCAGCCTGTTCATCAGGGCGTCGGAATCCTCGGCCTTCTGGGTCAGGGCCTTCCTGATCAGGCCCATCTTGTCCGTTTCCTTGCCGAGATCCACCGCATTCAGGACGAACTGCGTCAGGCGGCGGTCCTTGAACAGATCATCGACCGACTTGACGCTCTGGATCTTGTCGCGGAAATAGTTCACCTCCGCCTTGACGTCCTTCCTGGCAGCCATCTTCTCCAGTGCCGTGTCGCTCTGCTTGAGGGCCAGCTGATAGGCCGCCAGGGCCGGCATTTTGTAGAAGACGATGCTGTTGGACATGGTCCGGCTCCCGAAGGTGGAACGATCCCCTTACGCGCCGCGGCGCTCGCTCTGAGGTCCCGCTGCCATCGGCGGCGCCTCGCTCTGGGCTGCGAGCCCCTCGATCATCTGGGTGTTGATGTCGATCAGGAAATCGACGTCCAGCTTGCCGGTGGCGTTCTCGTCGATTTCGCGGATGACGGTCTGCCCGATGGAGATGATCTGGGCGCGCAGCGGTGCCGGCAGGCGGTTCTGATCGTCCCGCAGCAGGTTGACGACGGTCTGCCAGAGCAGCCTGTTGTCCGACGCTGCCCTTACGAGCCCTATTCCATCCGGGTTCGCCTTGCCCTCGATCAGGCCGAAAGTCACGCGCTTGAAAAGATTCGCCTCCTGCGAGCGATAATCTGTCTTCATCATCGCCGCCTGTTTGTAGGCCTTGAGATTCGTGTTCATTGCCACGTCCGTTCTGAACCGCTTCCGGTGATGGTTTCGAGTGGGGAGAAAGGAATACCGCCAAGCGCGCCGAGAACGTCGGGAGGTCGCAGCCGCCCTTTCCGGACCGGAGCCCGGAAAGGGCGGGGCGACCTTAACGGAACAGGCCCAGCAGCGACTGCGGCGACTGGTTGGCGATCGACAGCGCCTGGCTGGAAAGCTGCTGCTTGACCTGCAGCGACTGCAGGCGGGCACTTTCCTTGGCGAGGTCGGCGTCGACGATGGCGCCCAGGCCGGTGTTGGTCGCGTCGGCGATCGCGTTGTTGAACCCGATCTGGTTGGTGACCCGGCGGCTGTCGGCAGCCAACTGGTTCATCCCCGTGCCGAGCTCTTTCATGGCTTCGTCGACGCCGGCGCCGTCCGCGATCAGGGCGGCGGCTCCGGTGGCATCCGTTACAGCGGTAAGCTTGTCCAGCACGTCGGTCTTGAGATCCTTCGCCTTCACCTCGATGTTGCCGCCATCGACGTTGGAGATGATCTTCTGGCCGGTAGTGCTGTCGATCAGATTGACACCGTTGTACTTCGCGTCCTTGATGAAG contains:
- a CDS encoding flagellar biosynthesis repressor FlbT, with amino-acid sequence MALRYSVKKGEVLYIEGVRMQFVDNSEILLLDQCDILPERMTIKDPSALTMLQTFYYVIQETYIKHRSSREGQHGDILRIWHNVKEHLRKAGSRHGAGFDIEAVEPLLDQKNYYRLLKMLWKVIDLETPDFWTNNSEHVRQSENYVKSFQPRHVRR
- a CDS encoding tetratricopeptide repeat protein, with product MADLKQRATILLARGDLEGTRALVDAALGALPEDADLLALRGACRARQGELGDAVQDLATAVMVRPHDWELLNGFAVHLQKLQMFDEAVVFHVKAINNSEPEQHSQLYVNLGLAMRGQGNHEAAVELFETVLAAHPDMADAAVNLSSTLNFLKDFGRSIEVCRRTLAFVEAPELYHNMGNALHRSPGRRADAAAAFERAVELDPTNSRSRHMLALLRNEAMDTVPPEFVAGLFDDYASHFETDLIEKLRYRVPGLVRRYLLKAAPGRSRFASVLDLGCGTGLAGLMLRDLADFQKGVDISRNMLAKALEKRVYDQIEAVNLQESLGEIDRAYSVAVAADVCGYIGRLDGFVSKVSGVLEAGGLFVFSVEECFLDDYEISTAGRFAHRRSYVENALADAGFEVLTAAREQLRVNAGRPVFGTIFVARKPG
- a CDS encoding DUF1217 domain-containing protein, with the protein product MSNSIVFYKMPALAAYQLALKQSDTALEKMAARKDVKAEVNYFRDKIQSVKSVDDLFKDRRLTQFVLNAVDLGKETDKMGLIRKALTQKAEDSDALMNRLTDKRYKAAASLLQFGEKGLGQIQRESTKDDLAELYVKSRYNDGLATQNSAVPLALYLKDNAASVKNAYDILGDQRLRHVVTTALGLPLEIANQSVEAQAAAIEKRLKVSDLGDPKFVDKMAKRFLMLSDDTSVSAGPEQWKLNLFA
- a CDS encoding flagellar biosynthesis regulator FlaF codes for the protein MNTNLKAYKQAAMMKTDYRSQEANLFKRVTFGLIEGKANPDGIGLVRAASDNRLLWQTVVNLLRDDQNRLPAPLRAQIISIGQTVIREIDENATGKLDVDFLIDINTQMIEGLAAQSEAPPMAAGPQSERRGA
- a CDS encoding flagellin — translated: MANSVNTNIGAMVALKNLNSVSESLSSTQKRISTGLNVADAYDDGASYAVAEGIRSDVKAIGAVNERLAVGKGMIDVAVKAGENISKSLQDVRVVLTKLSDEALNATDRANYNAQYTTLKEDIDNFIKDAKYNGVNLIDSTTGQKIISNVDGGNIEVKAKDLKTDVLDKLTAVTDATGAAALIADGAGVDEAMKELGTGMNQLAADSRRVTNQIGFNNAIADATNTGLGAIVDADLAKESARLQSLQVKQQLSSQALSIANQSPQSLLGLFR